The Thermocrinis ruber genomic sequence AACCATCCTCTCCACCGCCATGATGCTGAGATATTCTTTTAACTTGGAAAGGCTGGCGAGTGCCATAGAGAGGGCAGTGGAACTTACCCTACAGAAGGGCTACCGAACTCCCGACATATACTCAGAGGGTTGCATAAAGGTGGGAACTGAGCAGATGACAGATGCTATAATAAACTCACTGGAGGAGATATGGGAAGGCTTATAGTTCTTTTTATGCTCTTTTCCGCCATTGCCCTCTCCCAAGACTTAAAGGAAAGTTTAAAAGCCTTCTTTGGAAGGGAAGGCTATGTGCTAAAGGTAGAGGGAAACAAGATTTTGGTGGATGTAAAGGACCTAAAAAAGGGAGAGGAGCTCGTGCTTTTTAGGGAGGGCAAGGAGATTATCCACCCAGTAACCAAGCAATCTTTAGGTAAAGAGTTAGAGAAGGTTGGAAGGGCAGTGGTGGAGGAAGTGGGACAGAACTTTTCGGTGGCAAGGCTGGTAGAGGGTAAGGACGTCAAGGTTGGAGACAGGGCAAGGGTAGATATAAAGAGCGTATGCTTTGAAGGTTCCGAGGAGGGCTTCTTTTTGGTTAGCTCAGCCTTTCCCAAGGTGGAAAAGGGGAAAAACTGCCAATATGTGATAAAAGAGTTTGAAAGGGGCTACGGCGTTGAGTTTAACGGTTCTGCAGTAGCCTTCTTTGAAAAACAGACCTTTAGTATGCCAAGAGCAAGCTTAGAAGACCTTAACTTGCTGGTTAGAGGTAAGTTTGTTAAGCAATTTTCAGGACTGCCCATCTCTGCGGATGTGGGAGATGTTTTTGGGGATGGAAGGGAATATTTGGTGGTTCTTTACTCCAACAGGGTAGAGGTCTATGAAATTTTAACCAGGGACATACTTTTAAAGGCTTCCTATCCTCTGCCCGCCGGTGTGGCGGTGTCTCTCACGACCGCAAAGGTGGGCGAGGAAAAGAGGGATTACATACTTGTAAGCATGATTTCTGGTGGCAAGGCAAGCTCGGTGATTTTAAAGGTGGTGGGTGGCGTCTTTGTGCCCGTGGTAAAGGACGTTCCCTATCTTTTTGGTGTCTTGGATAAGTCAAGACCAAAGGAGACCTTTTTGGGGCAGAGGTTTGAAACTGGCAAAGGTTTTGGCAACGTGGTAAGGCTCAGTTTGGAGGGAGATAAGCTAAGAGAGACGGGCGCCTTTTTAGCGCCACGGGGATTTCGTATTGATTCTGCCTTCTATTACAAAAACTATCTGGTTTTTGTGGATAGCTCTGGTAGGCTAAAAGTTTTTGAAGGGGATTCAGAGGTTTATTCTTCAGAGGTGGGCTTTGATGGTTCTTATGCCAGCGTAGAGTTGACAGTAGAAGGGAGGGGAAACTTCGTCTTTTATCCAAAGGCGGGCGTGGTAAGCGTGTTGAACTTTAACTTTGCCCTGGTGCCCAAAAACACTGCGGGGTCCATACTCAAGTTCCTCGACGTGCTTAAGTTCTCCCGTGGTGAGCTGGTGATGTTGGGAGAACAGAAGAAGAGTTTGATCTTTTCCAAAACGGTGAGGGGAAGTGAGTTTGTGGAGGCTATCCAATCGGTGGTAAGCACAAGGGACGGAAGGGTTTTTGTGATCACAGGAAGGGTTGGCACCATACCAGTTCAGAACAAAGGAGAGTTGTACGAGCTTGAGTTCAGACTCCTTTGAACTTTCTAAGGTTTATAAGGCTCTGAGCCAAGGCGTTTTTGTAATCCTCTGCAAGGGCTATCAGATGCTCCACCAATCTTAGAATTTCCTCTAGTTCTTCCTTTTTTAGCCCTTCGAGGGAAAGTTCAGAGAATTCCTGCAATTTTTCAAGGGCTATGTCTATCTGCCTTTCCTTCAGGGCTAACTCACACTCCAGGAGCAACCTTTTGAGCTTTTCCATAATGGATCCTTTCCACCTCCTCCCAAGCGGACTTTAAGTTTTTGAGAATTTTTATCACCTTTTCCAACCTTTCCTTGTCTTCCTTTAGCATCTGGTAGGTCAGTTCGTCCGTAAGAGATCTGTATATTTCCCTTAGGTTTTTTGCGATCTCTCCACCCTTTTCCATATCAAGGACTGCATCCAACACACTTATTATTTCCAAAGCCCTTCCTATCTCCTCATACTTGCTTTTTTGCATGTCAAAGTCTTCTGTGTCTCCTATCTCAAGGGCGTTCTCAAGGCAGTTTATAGCCTTTTCGTAGAGCATTATAACGAGCCTTACTGGGTTTGCGTTTGCCACCATGTTTTCAAGATAGGGATTGTTTATCATCTTCTACCTCCTTGCATTTCCGACAGGGATACTATAAAGTTCTTTATACGGTCCATCGTTTCTTGGGCTTGGTTCATGAACATTTCTACCTTTGAAAACTCAAGCTTTAACCTTTGTTCTTCCTGTAGGAGTTGTTCTCGAAACTTTGCCATATTCTGGGTCAATCTATCTATCCGGGATTGATAATCGCTTATGAAAGACTGAAAGTCTATCCTTGCCCTTTCCAAGTAGGATCCATAGTTGGTTTTTACGGTCTCCACCAAGCGTCTTAACTCCTGAGGGTCTTTATTTGCCAGTTCATCTATTGCAGAGCTGTTGAAAGTTAGGGTTCCATCTTCGTTGTAGCTAACTATGCCATACTTAAACAAGGGGTCAAGCATGCCCGCAAGGGAGTTTTTAACACCTGTAATAATCTGGTCTCCCTGAAATAGCCCCTTGTCTTTGTCTGTCATCTCATTTACCTGCTTAATCACCGCGTTGTATTTGGCAACAAAGTCTGCAAAAAAGTTCCTGACCCTTGAATAGTCATCTACAATGGACACAGTTGCATCTCCTGTGGCTTTTAGTTCAAGGGTTAAACCGGGCAAGAGGTTTTCTATCCTGTTGGTGGGGCTTTGGACGATTGTGGTCCCAACTTGGACCTTTGCGTTTTTAGCCTGTTGGAGAGGTGTATCGTCAAGGTCAGATTGACCGTTTATAACCAAACCGGAGGTGGAGATAACATAAGTACCTGCATTCGCATCCGTTTCTACGGTAGACAAAGCCTCGCCCTTTTCCGAAAGCATGAGCTTATACTGGCTCCCATCGTAAAAAACGCTTGCTATTATTTTGCTTTCTGCAGATTTGTTAATCTTATCCACTAGGTCTTTGAGGGTGCCCGACCCTCCCTCTACGGTAAAGGTCTCCACATCCTCTGGGTTTGGACCTTTTTTGTAGGTTATGGTAAAAGCAGACCAACTTATGTTGGAACCAAGGTCAGAAACACCCCCTTTGGAAAGTCTAACTTCCTTTGAAGAGAGCTGAATTACGCTTAAGTTAAGGGTAACGTTTGGTGTTTCCGCAGTGGCTGTGGCTGTCAGGACATTGGTGTTGGAAGAGTTTGCAGATTTTGATTTAAAAAAGTCATCCACCGAAAGGTTTGAAAAGAGATTGTTGAAGGCGTCTATGGAGTTTGCAAGCTTTGAAAGGCTCTCCTGCTTAGCCTTTAGCTGATTTGCCTCATTAGCCATTCTCTCAAGGGGCAAAGACTTCAAGCGAAGAAGCTGGTCCACTATATAGCCCCAGTCAAGCTTACCAGTCAAGTTGCTAAAGTATATTTCCCCAGCCATTTTTAAACCTTCCTTTCCATCAGCAGACCCAAAAGCTGATCTATGCGTTTCATTAGCTCCAAAAGATACTCAGGAGGGATCTGCCTTATAACTCTGTTGGTATCCTTTTCCATGATCTTTACCACGGGTATTTCAAGCTCTTGGTCTATGTCTATTTTAAGGTATTTGCTGAGCATGTCAAATTTCCTCTTTACCTCCTCAATAAGCTTTTGCAACTCTTCAGGCTTTATATCCCTTTTTTCCTGTGCATCTTGAACCTGCTGGTCCACCTCCTTTTGGAGCTTTCTCAAAGCCCCATCCATAGGCTGGACTTGCTGTTGGTTTAATTTCACATCCACGTATTCAAAGCTTTGGTCTACTCTTCCAACCCTCATGGTTTATTCTCCAAAGGGGGAGGGAAAAGACCTCCCCGGAGGTTCATTATCTGAGCAATTGGAGCACCAGCTGAGGAAGTGCGTTCGCCTGTGCCAACATAGCTATTGTGGATTGCATCTTTATCTGTAGTGATGTGAAGTTGGACATTTCTTCTGCATAGTCCGTGTTCCTTATTACGTTTTCCGCCTGCTTGGTGTTGTCGTAGGCCACTTTTTGGGCATCAAATATAGATTGGAGATTGTTCATAACAGCACCAATCTGAGACCTGACGGTATCCACCTTTTGCAGTGCCTTGGAAACGATCATCAGAGCACGTTCCGCTCCTGCGTTAGTAGACAGGTCTATGGTGTAGAGGTTGGAGAAGATCGCGGAAGATCCGGTAGTTATATCAAAGTTCAAGCCTTCGCCTGTACCTGAAACACCACTGTAAGCAAGGGTGAAGGTTTCGTTGGCAGCTATGGTGATCCTTCCCACTTTCACTGCTGCGGAATAGCTGGTGGCGCCCGTATAGTCGTGAGATACTGACATTATGTTTGCACCCTCCAAAAGCTGACGATAATCAATTACAATATCACCATCGTCAGCAGGGTTAATTATCTCTACTTCTGCCTCAATGGCAATGGTTTCACCGTTGGTGGTGACGAGTTTTAGTCTTCCGCCGTCGTTCATGGCGACTATGGGCACACCATTGGCAGAGGCTTGGGAGTTGATCTGGGAAACGAGCTCGTCCAAGCCCATGGTATTTACACTTGAAACATCCACACTTGCAAAATTACTAATGGTGAAATTCTTTGTCCCATCGCCAACGTAGAAGTTCAGGTGTACTCTAGCTTCTCCAATTGTTGGAGTGCCAGTAACAGTAACAGGGCTGGTGTAAGCGTTTGCCACACTTGTATTAACCGCCTTTGCCTCTATACCTATTGCTTTTAGGTTTGAATTTTCGTTTATATTCTTTGCTAACTTTGCGGCGTCCACAAGCTCGGGTGTTCCGCTATACTGATACACCGTTGTGCCGTTTATTCTTACATAATCTCCACTGTCCAACCTGAAATTTGCTGCACCTGCAATGCCTAAAGCACCTTCATTACCAGGTGTTGTATTGAGCAGGTTAGTCAAAGTGCCACCGTAATCTGCTACGCCAGAAGTATAAGTTGCACCCAGACCTTGCGCTATATGGGCACCGAGGCTCTGAGCCCTCACATCCGCTATGGAAACATTCACCACCTGATCCATTCTTGCGCCGTAGTGGATGTATTTGTCCCGGAATGTTCCATCAAGGAGTTTGATGCCGTTGTATTCGGTGTCTGTTCCGATCTTTTGGATGGCGTCTATTAGGTTGGCAACTTCCCTCTGCAGGGCAGCCCTTGCGTTGGGGTCGTTGATGTCGTTTGCTGCCCTTACCGCCCTTGAGTAGATGCCTTTTAGCCTGTCAAAGATCTGTCCGGACGCATTTTCTGCGATCCGTAGGGCAGATATACCTGTAGATATGTTCCTGTTGCCCTCTTGCAAACCGGTGGCAACCAGTGAAAGCTGGTCTGCTATAAACAGACCTGCGGCGTCGTCGGACGCCTCCAAAATCCTCATGCCAGTAGAAAGCCTAAGCAGAGATTTGCCCATCTCCCTCTGATTGACGAGATAGGCTGTGTGTGTGGATGCTGCTTCGTAGTTAAAGTTTACTCTCATAGCTTGCACCTCCTTATAAGGTCTTCCATTTTTTAGAAATCGGATTTAAGGAAAAATTTTTAAGCTTGACGTTAATCATAGGAGAGCCTAAGACCTACCGCTTACAATATATAGCCAAACTCAAGAAGGAGGTATAGCATGGACTTTAGGCATGTTTTTGTTTGCGTTCAGCAAAGACCGCCAGGGCACCCTATGGGTTCCTGCTCAGACAGGCAGAGCAGGGAAGTCTTTCAGAGGTTTATGGAAAAGCAGCAGATGGACCCAGAACTCTTTATGAGCTGTATGATCACGCCTACCGGATGTTTAAACGCCTGCGGGGTAGGTCCGGTAGTGGTGGTCTATCCGGAGGGAGTTTGGTATGGAGGAGTTAGACCGCAGGATGTGGATGAGATCGTGGAAAAACACCTAAAGGGAGGAGAGGTTGTGGAGAGGTTGGTAGTATCTAAAGGAAAACCACCGGGTATGTTCTAAATGAGGGGCTTTAGCCCGCACCGGGCACCCCTTCCTCTTCAAACTCAATTTGGAGCTTTTCTGCGGGCACTATGGTGCTTATGGCGTGTTTATAGACTAAAGTTTGTTGTCTTCCATCTTCTACAAGAATGGTAAAGGTGTCAAAGGACCTGATCTTGCCTTGAATCCGCACTCCGTTGATTAGAAAGATTGTCACCTTTACCTTTCTCTTCCTCGCAGTGTTCAAAAAAGCTTCCTGTAACCTATAGGACATGGTCCTGCCTCCTGGGGATGTTTTCCATCGTTATTTCCCAAAGCCTTTCAGATAGAGAAATATAATAATCTACCTTTTCCAATTTTTCAACAAGCTCTGTATCAAAGGCAGACATTCCAAAGTAAGCACCCAAGTAGGCACCAACAAGATAACCTATAGCGTCCGTATCTCCACCAAACTTACCATAAGAATTCACCGCTTCAAAGAATGCCCTCTGAGGATTTTCTATGTTCTTAAGGAAAATAAAAAGGGACAAAGGGAAAGCTTCCAGGGCGTAGGAAGAGTTTCCAAGCTGGAATATTGCTTCCTCTAAACCGCTTCCTTCTTCCAAAAGTTCTTGGACCTTTTTTATAGCCCTTTTGTTTGCGTCATACTTTGCAAATTCCTGCAGGTGAGATAAGAGTTCAAGTCTTTCTGAAGTATCTTCCAGATTCCATTCTCCACTTACCAAATGGGAAATAAGAGCAGAGAGCATACCAGAGACATCGTAAATCTCTTTACTTCTGTGGGTTATCAGGCTCACAAGCCTTCCACCCTCTGCAGAAAGGTAAGGATTGTAAAAGTGAAATAGCCCTACTACCACACTCCTTAGAGCACCCTCTATGGAGGAAGAGTAAAAACCTGCAGACTCTAAGCTAATGCCGGAGGATAAAAGGTCTATAGCGGTCAAAAGGGTAGGGTCTGGGTAGCGATGGCTCTTTTCGTCTTTACGCCATTTGAGGAGCTTTTCAAAAAAGTGATAGGGATCTATGGACTTTCTTTCCAAAATGCTCTCGAGCAAAAGGATGCTTATGGTGGTCTCGTCAGAGACTTCCCATGGTTCAAAGCCAAAGGCAGGGCTTTTGGGATGTGGCTCCACAAAGCCCTCCACCGGACCACCATAAAAGCTATAAACCTCCTCCTCCGTTAGGTCCTCCACGCATTTACCTATGGCATCCCCAAGGGCGGAGCCCACAATAACTGCACTGAACTTATCTCCCATTAGTAGAGCCTACCCATTTTTCTTGCAAGCTCCTTCAATCTCTCTATCCTTTTTTCGGTGGATGGGTGGGTGGAAAAGAGCTCCCAAATTCCTCCGCCCTTGAGAGGGTTTTCAATAAAGAGATGGGCAGTACCTTGATTGACCTCTGCGGGAATTTGATACACATAGTTGTGTATTTTTTCCAGAGCCCTAGCCAATGCTAATGGGTCTCCACTGATTTTAGCCCCGGTTTCATCCGCCAAATACTCCCTTGAACGAGAGATCGCCATCTGAATGATCGTAGCTATTATGGGTGTGAGTACGATGAGGGCTATGCTTCCTATTAGGGAAAGTGGGTTCTTGTTTTCTTCATCCCTTGAGTGTCCAAAGATAAGCGCCCACTGGAGCATATTAACGAGGTAGGATATGGCTCCCGCAATGGTTGCCGCCATGGTTGCCACCAGCACATCCCGGTTTTTTATATGTCCTATTTCGTGCGCCAAAACTCCTCTTAGTTCATCCCTATCAAGGAGCTGGAGGATGCCCGCAGTCACTGCCACCGCAGAGTGGCCGGGACCCCTACCGGTAGCAAAGGCGTTGGGCTGTTCCATGGGAACAAGGTATATTTTGGGCTTTGGTATGTTTGCCCTTTGGGCAAGCTCTTCCACCATCCGATGTAGCCAAGGAGCCTCTTCTTCCGTTATTTCCCGCGCGCCATACATTGCCAGCACAATCTTGTCTGAGAACCAGTAGGCTATAAAGTTCATAATACCCGCCAGTATCAGGGCAATGGTCATACCCGTTTTACCACCTATCAAATTCCCTACAAAGAGGAAAAGACCCGTCAGAACACCAAGCAACAGCACGCTTCTAATCATGTATCCCATGGAGAGACCTCCGGAGAATTTTTTTAAATATATTCTAATATTTACCGCCAGTTTTTCAAGTCCCTTTCCATCTGCCTCTTTATGTCCCTCTCTCTGAGTTCCTCCCGGCGGTCGTGGATTTTTTTACCCTTTGCCAAAGCAATTTCTACCTTTACCTTTCCGTTTTTGAAGTAAACTCTGAGGGGGATTATGGTAAATCCTTTCTGCTGGACCTTGCCCAAGAGCCTGAGGATCTCCCTTTTGTGCAAGAGCAATTTTCTCTTTCTGAGGGGGTCGGGTGGCTTCAGTGTGGCATACCTGTATGGGGCTATGTAGAGGTTATAGAGCCAAGCCTCTCCGTTTTCTATACGCACAAAGCTGTCCTTAAAAGAAACAGTTTGTTTGTTTCTGAGGGCTTTAACTTCGGAGCCCTCAAGCACTATGCCCGCCTCGTAGGTTTCAATGATCTCATACTCTGCCTTTGCCTCTTTATTGAAAGCTACTGTAAATTCTTCAGTCTTCTTCAAGGTGTTAATATTATACAGGCTGGATGGAAAGGGAGAAGTTTTTTAAGTACTCCGTTCTGACTAGCACCATTGGGCTTTTGATGGTAGTTTTGTATATACTCTTGCCTTTTATTACACCCATCCTCTGGGCTCTGATTTTCTCCTTTGTGCTCTATCCAGTTCATCAAAAACTAAAAAAGCTCCTCCCAGGGGCAACTCTTTCCGCTTTAATTCTCACTCTGCTTACCTTGCTCGTTATAGTGATACCCTTCGGAGTTTTGGGTGCCATAATCCTAAACCAAGCCATAGAGCTCTCTGTCTATCTTTTGAACTTTATTCAAAATCATACCTACCAGCAGTATCTGAGCTATTTGGAAGCCCTGTTGAAAAAATTCCTCCGCCAAGAGCAGGTGGAGGTCTTTTTGAACTATATAAAATCCGAAGAGTTTAGGTCTTTGGTGGTGGGAATGCTCAAGGGCACAAGCCAACAGCTACTTCAACTTTCCACAAACCTATTCACCTTTGCCCTCTCCTTTCTCTTTAAAAGCTTTATCTTCTTGCTTACCCTCTTTTTTATTTTGAGGGATGGCGAAAAGTTCGCAAGCTTTATTGAAAGATTTATACCTATGCACGAGGAGGATGTTAGGGAAATTTTTGGCACCGTCTATAAAACTGTTCTGGCTACTGCCTACGGTTCAGTGGTTGTAGGCTTTGTTCAAGGATTGCTCGGCGCTATTGGTTATGCTATAGCGGGCATTAAATACTATCCTCTTTTTGGTCTTGCCACCTTTTTTGCTTCTTTTGTCCCACCCTTTGGTGCAGGTGCGGTTTGGGCACCGCTGGTGGCTTATCTGTTTATCACCCAGAGCATAAAGTCTGCCATTTTTTTACTGATCTGGGGAATGTTCATAATTTCCACCGTTGACAACATCATCCGCCCTCTCATTATGAAAATTGGCGTGCAAATGCCATACATTGTGCTGTTCTTTTCCATCTTGGGAGGGATCATCGCCTTTGGCTTTGTGGGGATATTCCTGGGACCTATAATCTTTACTACGCTGTTTAGCCTTTTTGTGATTTACGAGAGAAGAATTTTGAAGTAAAGGTTCATCTAATGTATAGCCTTTCTATGGAAACTAGGATATCTTCAAAGAGCTCATTGGCGGTATCCTCTGTGTCAAGTTTTATTACAACCCTTTCT encodes the following:
- a CDS encoding AI-2E family transporter, giving the protein MEREKFFKYSVLTSTIGLLMVVLYILLPFITPILWALIFSFVLYPVHQKLKKLLPGATLSALILTLLTLLVIVIPFGVLGAIILNQAIELSVYLLNFIQNHTYQQYLSYLEALLKKFLRQEQVEVFLNYIKSEEFRSLVVGMLKGTSQQLLQLSTNLFTFALSFLFKSFIFLLTLFFILRDGEKFASFIERFIPMHEEDVREIFGTVYKTVLATAYGSVVVGFVQGLLGAIGYAIAGIKYYPLFGLATFFASFVPPFGAGAVWAPLVAYLFITQSIKSAIFLLIWGMFIISTVDNIIRPLIMKIGVQMPYIVLFFSILGGIIAFGFVGIFLGPIIFTTLFSLFVIYERRILK
- the smpB gene encoding SsrA-binding protein SmpB — encoded protein: MKKTEEFTVAFNKEAKAEYEIIETYEAGIVLEGSEVKALRNKQTVSFKDSFVRIENGEAWLYNLYIAPYRYATLKPPDPLRKRKLLLHKREILRLLGKVQQKGFTIIPLRVYFKNGKVKVEIALAKGKKIHDRREELRERDIKRQMERDLKNWR
- the fliS gene encoding flagellar export chaperone FliS; translation: MINNPYLENMVANANPVRLVIMLYEKAINCLENALEIGDTEDFDMQKSKYEEIGRALEIISVLDAVLDMEKGGEIAKNLREIYRSLTDELTYQMLKEDKERLEKVIKILKNLKSAWEEVERIHYGKAQKVAPGV
- a CDS encoding ADP-ribosylglycohydrolase family protein, giving the protein MGDKFSAVIVGSALGDAIGKCVEDLTEEEVYSFYGGPVEGFVEPHPKSPAFGFEPWEVSDETTISILLLESILERKSIDPYHFFEKLLKWRKDEKSHRYPDPTLLTAIDLLSSGISLESAGFYSSSIEGALRSVVVGLFHFYNPYLSAEGGRLVSLITHRSKEIYDVSGMLSALISHLVSGEWNLEDTSERLELLSHLQEFAKYDANKRAIKKVQELLEEGSGLEEAIFQLGNSSYALEAFPLSLFIFLKNIENPQRAFFEAVNSYGKFGGDTDAIGYLVGAYLGAYFGMSAFDTELVEKLEKVDYYISLSERLWEITMENIPRRQDHVL
- a CDS encoding flagellin; the encoded protein is MRVNFNYEAASTHTAYLVNQREMGKSLLRLSTGMRILEASDDAAGLFIADQLSLVATGLQEGNRNISTGISALRIAENASGQIFDRLKGIYSRAVRAANDINDPNARAALQREVANLIDAIQKIGTDTEYNGIKLLDGTFRDKYIHYGARMDQVVNVSIADVRAQSLGAHIAQGLGATYTSGVADYGGTLTNLLNTTPGNEGALGIAGAANFRLDSGDYVRINGTTVYQYSGTPELVDAAKLAKNINENSNLKAIGIEAKAVNTSVANAYTSPVTVTGTPTIGEARVHLNFYVGDGTKNFTISNFASVDVSSVNTMGLDELVSQINSQASANGVPIVAMNDGGRLKLVTTNGETIAIEAEVEIINPADDGDIVIDYRQLLEGANIMSVSHDYTGATSYSAAVKVGRITIAANETFTLAYSGVSGTGEGLNFDITTGSSAIFSNLYTIDLSTNAGAERALMIVSKALQKVDTVRSQIGAVMNNLQSIFDAQKVAYDNTKQAENVIRNTDYAEEMSNFTSLQIKMQSTIAMLAQANALPQLVLQLLR
- the hfq gene encoding RNA chaperone Hfq, producing the protein MSYRLQEAFLNTARKRKVKVTIFLINGVRIQGKIRSFDTFTILVEDGRQQTLVYKHAISTIVPAEKLQIEFEEEGVPGAG
- a CDS encoding flagellar protein FlaG, whose product is MRVGRVDQSFEYVDVKLNQQQVQPMDGALRKLQKEVDQQVQDAQEKRDIKPEELQKLIEEVKRKFDMLSKYLKIDIDQELEIPVVKIMEKDTNRVIRQIPPEYLLELMKRIDQLLGLLMERKV
- the htpX gene encoding zinc metalloprotease HtpX yields the protein MGYMIRSVLLLGVLTGLFLFVGNLIGGKTGMTIALILAGIMNFIAYWFSDKIVLAMYGAREITEEEAPWLHRMVEELAQRANIPKPKIYLVPMEQPNAFATGRGPGHSAVAVTAGILQLLDRDELRGVLAHEIGHIKNRDVLVATMAATIAGAISYLVNMLQWALIFGHSRDEENKNPLSLIGSIALIVLTPIIATIIQMAISRSREYLADETGAKISGDPLALARALEKIHNYVYQIPAEVNQGTAHLFIENPLKGGGIWELFSTHPSTEKRIERLKELARKMGRLY
- a CDS encoding (2Fe-2S) ferredoxin domain-containing protein; the encoded protein is MDFRHVFVCVQQRPPGHPMGSCSDRQSREVFQRFMEKQQMDPELFMSCMITPTGCLNACGVGPVVVVYPEGVWYGGVRPQDVDEIVEKHLKGGEVVERLVVSKGKPPGMF
- the fliD gene encoding flagellar filament capping protein FliD translates to MAGEIYFSNLTGKLDWGYIVDQLLRLKSLPLERMANEANQLKAKQESLSKLANSIDAFNNLFSNLSVDDFFKSKSANSSNTNVLTATATAETPNVTLNLSVIQLSSKEVRLSKGGVSDLGSNISWSAFTITYKKGPNPEDVETFTVEGGSGTLKDLVDKINKSAESKIIASVFYDGSQYKLMLSEKGEALSTVETDANAGTYVISTSGLVINGQSDLDDTPLQQAKNAKVQVGTTIVQSPTNRIENLLPGLTLELKATGDATVSIVDDYSRVRNFFADFVAKYNAVIKQVNEMTDKDKGLFQGDQIITGVKNSLAGMLDPLFKYGIVSYNEDGTLTFNSSAIDELANKDPQELRRLVETVKTNYGSYLERARIDFQSFISDYQSRIDRLTQNMAKFREQLLQEEQRLKLEFSKVEMFMNQAQETMDRIKNFIVSLSEMQGGRR